One Amycolatopsis thermophila DNA segment encodes these proteins:
- a CDS encoding TetR/AcrR family transcriptional regulator, with the protein MRSRRLDYSESTRSALVNSAVDLFTKRGYASTSLDEIAKRARVTKGALYHHFSGKQALFEAAFEKVESQVFGRLEEIVGGDGSPWERALAGLREFISSCLDPAYQRIAIHEAPVVMGWERWREAEDRASFGLIRRSLADLIEAGEVDEVPVEITARLLFGALHSAATEIASSPDPKKVGAQIEAVIVQLLHRVRRTP; encoded by the coding sequence ATGCGGTCCAGGCGTCTCGACTATTCGGAGTCCACGCGGTCGGCCCTGGTGAACAGCGCGGTGGACCTGTTCACCAAACGGGGTTACGCGAGCACGTCGCTGGACGAGATCGCCAAGCGCGCGCGGGTCACCAAAGGTGCCCTCTATCACCATTTCAGTGGAAAGCAGGCGCTCTTCGAAGCCGCGTTCGAGAAGGTCGAGAGCCAGGTCTTCGGGCGGCTGGAGGAGATCGTCGGCGGGGACGGCTCGCCGTGGGAGCGCGCGCTGGCCGGGCTGCGCGAGTTCATCTCCAGCTGCCTCGACCCGGCCTACCAGCGCATCGCGATCCACGAGGCGCCGGTGGTGATGGGCTGGGAGCGGTGGCGCGAGGCCGAGGACAGGGCCAGTTTCGGGCTGATCCGGCGGAGCCTGGCGGACCTGATCGAGGCGGGCGAGGTCGACGAGGTGCCGGTCGAGATCACCGCGCGGCTGCTGTTCGGTGCCCTGCACAGCGCGGCGACCGAGATCGCCAGCTCACCGGACCCGAAGAAGGTCGGCGCGCAGATCGAGGCCGTGATCGTGCAGCTGCTCCACCGCGTCCGGCGGACGCCGTAG
- a CDS encoding LLM class F420-dependent oxidoreductase, whose translation MDLRIFTEPQQGASYDDLLRVAKATEDNGFDAFFRSDHFLKMGSASGLPGPTDAWVTLGALARETSRIRLGTLVTAATFRHPSVLAISVAQVDQMSGGRVDFGLGSGWFDAEHRAYGIPMPEVRERFDLYAEQLEIITGLWETPEGETFSFDGKHYQLADAPALPKPAQSPRPPVIIGGSGKKRTPALAARFANEFNLPFADVAAASAQFERVDAACREIGRDPKEITRSVAQVVAIGKDEAEFARRAAAIGRDPGEVRQTGLAGTPAEVVDKIGRYREATGITRLYLQVLDLSDLDHLELIASDVAPQL comes from the coding sequence GTGGACTTGAGGATCTTCACCGAACCCCAGCAGGGCGCGAGCTACGACGACCTCCTGCGCGTGGCCAAGGCGACCGAGGACAACGGCTTCGACGCCTTCTTCCGTTCCGACCACTTCCTGAAGATGGGGTCCGCCTCCGGGCTCCCCGGGCCGACCGACGCGTGGGTCACCCTCGGCGCGCTGGCCCGCGAGACCTCCCGCATCCGGCTCGGCACGCTGGTGACCGCCGCGACGTTCCGGCACCCGTCGGTGCTGGCGATCTCCGTCGCGCAGGTGGACCAGATGTCCGGCGGCCGCGTCGACTTCGGGCTCGGCTCGGGCTGGTTCGACGCCGAGCACCGCGCCTACGGCATCCCGATGCCGGAGGTGCGGGAGCGGTTCGACCTCTACGCGGAGCAGCTGGAGATCATCACCGGCCTGTGGGAGACCCCCGAGGGCGAGACGTTCTCCTTCGACGGCAAGCACTACCAGCTCGCCGACGCGCCCGCGCTGCCGAAGCCGGCGCAGTCGCCGCGCCCGCCGGTGATCATCGGGGGCAGCGGCAAGAAGCGCACGCCCGCGCTGGCCGCGCGCTTCGCTAACGAGTTCAACCTGCCGTTCGCCGACGTGGCCGCCGCGAGCGCCCAGTTCGAGCGGGTGGACGCCGCGTGCCGCGAGATCGGGCGCGACCCGAAGGAGATCACGCGCTCGGTGGCCCAGGTGGTCGCGATCGGCAAGGACGAGGCCGAGTTCGCCCGCCGCGCCGCCGCGATCGGCCGCGATCCCGGTGAGGTGCGGCAGACCGGGCTGGCCGGTACCCCCGCGGAGGTCGTCGACAAGATCGGCCGCTACCGCGAGGCCACCGGCATTACGCGGCTCTACCTGCAGGTGCTGGACCTGTCCGACCTGGACCACCTGGAGCTGATCGCGTCCGACGTGGCGCCCCAGCTCTGA
- the lipB gene encoding lipoyl(octanoyl) transferase LipB: protein MSPKSCRATSSPVSVKNIGTIDYLQAWELQRELVNARADCAEAPDTLLLLEHPSVYTAGKRTEDSDRPTDGTPVVDVDRGGKITWHGPGQLVGYPIVKLGDPIDVVHYVRRLEEALIKVCDQFGVYTGRVEGRSGVWVPADERGPERKIAAIGIRVQRGVTMHGFELNCNADLSAFDKIIPCGIRDAGTTSLSQELDRDVPVAEALPLARDAVLAALDGELPVSDNRWLRKADSAPSAPGVTFALRP from the coding sequence GTGAGTCCGAAGTCCTGCCGCGCCACCAGCAGTCCCGTCAGCGTCAAGAACATCGGGACGATCGACTACCTGCAAGCCTGGGAGTTGCAACGGGAGCTGGTGAACGCGCGCGCGGACTGCGCCGAGGCGCCGGACACCCTGCTGCTGCTGGAGCACCCGTCGGTCTACACGGCGGGCAAGCGCACTGAGGACTCCGACCGGCCCACCGACGGCACGCCGGTCGTCGACGTCGACCGCGGCGGCAAGATCACCTGGCACGGTCCGGGGCAGCTGGTCGGGTACCCGATCGTGAAGCTGGGCGACCCCATCGACGTGGTGCACTACGTGCGGCGGCTGGAGGAGGCGCTGATCAAGGTATGCGACCAGTTCGGTGTCTACACCGGACGGGTCGAGGGCCGCAGCGGCGTGTGGGTGCCCGCCGACGAGCGCGGGCCCGAGCGCAAGATCGCCGCGATCGGGATCCGGGTGCAGCGCGGCGTGACGATGCACGGTTTCGAGCTGAACTGCAACGCGGACCTGTCGGCGTTCGACAAGATCATCCCCTGCGGGATCCGCGACGCGGGCACCACGTCGCTGTCGCAGGAGCTGGACAGGGACGTCCCGGTCGCCGAGGCACTCCCCCTGGCCCGCGACGCCGTGCTGGCCGCTTTGGACGGGGAACTGCCCGTGTCGGACAACCGGTGGCTGCGCAAGGCGGACTCGGCACCGTCGGCGCCCGGGGTCACCTTCGCGCTCCGCCCCTGA
- a CDS encoding phosphatase PAP2 family protein, which produces MSRWLSIGGVFTILFLGLGVVVSGPPSAVDLTVAGWVQGWWRGTPGRVAQVVSDAFGPVVPAVFAIALAVGIVVCWRRGLRFQAGVSLRVLAVLAATRLVSVVFKPLFVRDRPRAYPEFSYPSGHVVSICGTGLAATLLCVWLAPRLTRWVVVCFSVATVLCAASRVVLGVHWLSDTVGAVLGVLGVGILTAWAVRLLPPQIVPSPTPSA; this is translated from the coding sequence GTGAGCAGGTGGCTCTCGATCGGCGGCGTGTTCACCATCCTGTTCCTCGGGCTGGGTGTGGTCGTCTCCGGGCCGCCGTCGGCGGTCGACCTGACCGTGGCGGGCTGGGTGCAGGGCTGGTGGCGCGGGACGCCGGGGCGGGTCGCGCAGGTCGTCAGCGACGCCTTCGGGCCGGTGGTGCCCGCGGTGTTCGCGATCGCGCTGGCGGTCGGGATCGTCGTGTGCTGGCGGCGCGGCCTGCGGTTCCAGGCGGGGGTGTCGCTGCGAGTGCTCGCGGTTCTGGCCGCGACCCGGCTGGTCAGCGTCGTGTTCAAACCGCTGTTCGTGCGCGACCGGCCGCGCGCCTACCCGGAGTTCAGCTACCCGAGCGGGCACGTGGTGTCGATCTGCGGCACGGGCCTGGCGGCGACGCTGTTGTGCGTGTGGCTGGCGCCGCGGTTGACGCGGTGGGTGGTGGTGTGCTTCTCGGTCGCGACGGTGCTGTGCGCGGCGAGCCGGGTGGTGCTCGGGGTGCACTGGCTCAGCGACACGGTGGGCGCGGTGCTGGGGGTGCTGGGGGTGGGCATTCTCACGGCGTGGGCGGTGCGGTTGCTACCGCCACAGATCGTGCCTTCGCCGACGCCGTCGGCGTAA
- a CDS encoding TIGR01777 family oxidoreductase translates to MRVLIAGSSGLLGSALVAALRDCGHDVRRLVRREARAADEHSWDPPAGRIDDRAFEDVSAVVNLCGSPMGLRWSAARKQMIRDSRLEPTEVLAEAVAEYRIPSLVNASGIGYYGDTGDTVVTETAPRGEGFLAELCEAWEAATTAAAEAGSRVVNLRTGLVLGGRGGLLGPLKPLFWLGLGGRLGDGRQYMPWISLRDHVSAVRFLLEHETLSGPVNLCAPEPATNAEFTRALAHALRRPAPWWVPGFALRAALGEVADEMALISQRAVPAVLEKAGFTFVHTDLDGALAVAV, encoded by the coding sequence ATGCGCGTACTGATCGCCGGTTCCAGCGGGCTCCTCGGCTCGGCACTCGTCGCCGCGTTGCGCGACTGCGGGCACGACGTGCGCCGCCTGGTGCGCCGGGAAGCCCGGGCGGCCGACGAACACTCGTGGGATCCGCCCGCGGGGCGGATCGACGACCGCGCCTTCGAGGACGTCTCGGCGGTGGTCAACCTGTGCGGGTCGCCGATGGGGCTGCGGTGGAGCGCGGCCCGCAAGCAGATGATCCGCGACAGCCGCCTCGAGCCGACGGAGGTGCTCGCCGAGGCCGTCGCCGAGTACCGGATCCCCAGCCTGGTCAACGCGTCCGGCATCGGCTACTACGGCGACACCGGCGACACGGTGGTGACCGAGACCGCGCCCCGCGGCGAGGGGTTCCTGGCCGAGCTGTGCGAGGCGTGGGAGGCGGCGACCACCGCGGCGGCCGAGGCCGGCTCGCGCGTGGTGAACCTGCGCACCGGTCTCGTGCTGGGCGGCCGCGGAGGGCTGCTGGGGCCGTTGAAACCGCTGTTCTGGCTCGGCCTGGGCGGGCGGCTGGGCGACGGCAGGCAGTACATGCCGTGGATCAGCCTGCGCGACCACGTGTCCGCGGTCCGGTTCCTCCTCGAGCACGAGACGCTGTCCGGCCCGGTGAACCTGTGCGCGCCGGAACCGGCGACCAACGCCGAGTTCACGCGCGCGCTCGCGCACGCGCTGCGGCGGCCGGCGCCGTGGTGGGTGCCGGGGTTCGCGCTGCGGGCGGCGCTCGGCGAGGTGGCCGACGAGATGGCGCTGATCTCGCAGCGCGCCGTGCCCGCGGTGCTGGAGAAGGCCGGGTTCACGTTCGTGCACACCGATCTCGACGGCGCGCTGGCGGTCGCCGTGTGA
- the sucB gene encoding 2-oxoglutarate dehydrogenase, E2 component, dihydrolipoamide succinyltransferase yields MAFSVTLPELGESVTEGTVTRWLKQEGDTVAVDEPLLEISTDKVDTEVPSPVAGTLQKIVAQEDETVEVGGELAVIDDGSGGGSAPAQEQAPAQQAQPEREPQQPAPQQPAPQQQSQPEAQPAPSGSAQGTPVTLPELGESVTEGTVTRWLKSVGDKVEVDEPLLEISTDKVDTEVPSPIAGTLLEISVQEDETVEVGGTLAVIGDASAAPAPQQPAPQPEQQKAPEPKPEPKPEPKPEPTPAPAAQAPAPQPQAPQQPAPQQAAPQQQAAPAAGDGNGSGPYVTPLVRKLASEHGIDLASVTGSGVGGRIRKQDVLAAAEAKQKQSAPAPAAQQAPAAAPSAPAAKASAPVSPELAALRGTVQKATRIRQVIAQRTRESLQSSAQLTQVFEVDVTKIARLRQQAKAAFQEREGVKLTFLPFFAKATVEALKQHPNVNAYLDEDKKEITYFGEEHLAVAVDTDRGLLSPVIHKAGELNLAGLARAIADVAARTRANKIKPDELSGGTFTITNLGSNGALFDTPIINQPQSGILGVGAVVKRPVVVTDADGQDTIAIRSMAYLALTYDHRLIDGADAGRFLTTIKHRLEEGHFEDELGL; encoded by the coding sequence ATGGCCTTCTCCGTCACACTGCCGGAGCTCGGGGAGAGCGTTACCGAGGGCACCGTCACCCGGTGGCTGAAGCAGGAAGGCGACACGGTCGCGGTCGACGAGCCGCTGCTGGAGATCTCGACCGACAAGGTCGACACCGAGGTCCCGTCGCCGGTCGCCGGCACCCTGCAGAAGATCGTCGCCCAGGAGGACGAGACCGTCGAGGTCGGCGGCGAGCTCGCCGTGATCGACGACGGTTCGGGCGGGGGTTCCGCCCCCGCTCAGGAGCAGGCGCCCGCGCAGCAGGCCCAGCCCGAGCGGGAGCCGCAGCAGCCCGCGCCGCAGCAGCCCGCGCCGCAGCAGCAGTCGCAGCCCGAGGCCCAGCCCGCGCCGAGCGGATCCGCCCAGGGCACGCCGGTCACGCTGCCGGAGCTGGGTGAGAGCGTCACCGAGGGCACCGTCACCCGCTGGCTGAAGTCGGTCGGGGACAAGGTCGAGGTGGACGAGCCGCTGCTGGAGATCTCCACCGACAAGGTCGACACCGAGGTCCCCTCGCCGATCGCCGGCACCCTGCTGGAGATCAGCGTGCAGGAGGACGAGACGGTCGAGGTCGGTGGCACGCTGGCGGTGATCGGTGACGCGAGCGCCGCTCCCGCGCCGCAGCAGCCGGCCCCGCAGCCGGAACAGCAGAAGGCGCCGGAGCCCAAGCCCGAGCCGAAGCCGGAACCGAAGCCCGAGCCCACGCCGGCCCCGGCCGCGCAGGCCCCCGCCCCGCAGCCGCAGGCTCCGCAGCAGCCCGCACCGCAGCAGGCGGCTCCGCAGCAGCAGGCGGCCCCGGCGGCGGGCGACGGCAACGGCAGCGGCCCGTACGTCACCCCGCTGGTCCGCAAGCTGGCCTCCGAGCACGGCATCGACCTGGCGTCGGTGACCGGCAGCGGGGTCGGCGGCCGTATCCGCAAGCAGGACGTGCTGGCGGCGGCCGAGGCGAAGCAGAAGCAGAGCGCTCCGGCTCCGGCCGCGCAGCAGGCCCCGGCCGCCGCGCCGAGCGCCCCCGCGGCCAAGGCGTCCGCCCCGGTGTCGCCGGAGCTGGCCGCCCTGCGCGGCACGGTGCAGAAGGCCACCCGGATCCGCCAGGTCATCGCGCAGCGCACCCGCGAGTCGCTGCAGAGCTCGGCGCAGCTCACCCAGGTGTTCGAGGTGGACGTCACCAAGATCGCCCGGCTGCGCCAGCAGGCGAAGGCGGCGTTCCAGGAGCGGGAAGGCGTGAAGCTCACGTTCCTGCCGTTCTTCGCGAAGGCGACCGTCGAGGCGCTCAAGCAGCACCCGAACGTCAACGCCTACCTCGACGAGGACAAGAAGGAGATCACCTACTTCGGCGAGGAGCACCTCGCCGTCGCGGTGGACACCGACCGCGGTCTGCTCTCGCCGGTGATCCACAAGGCGGGCGAGCTGAACCTGGCCGGCCTCGCCAGGGCGATCGCCGACGTCGCGGCCCGCACCCGCGCGAACAAGATCAAGCCGGACGAGCTGTCGGGCGGCACGTTCACGATCACGAACCTGGGCAGCAACGGCGCCCTGTTCGACACGCCGATCATCAACCAGCCGCAGTCCGGGATCCTGGGCGTCGGCGCGGTGGTGAAGCGGCCGGTCGTGGTCACCGACGCCGACGGGCAGGACACCATCGCTATCCGGTCGATGGCCTACCTGGCGCTGACCTACGACCACCGGCTGATCGACGGCGCCGACGCCGGGCGGTTCCTGACCACCATCAAGCACCGCCTGGAAGAGGGCCACTTCGAGGACGAGCTGGGTCTCTGA
- the lpdA gene encoding dihydrolipoyl dehydrogenase: MSDAGADLVILGGGSGGYAAAFRAAELGQSVILIEKDKLGGTCLHRGCIPTKALLHAAEVADSARDGEQFGVKTTLEGVDIAGVHKYKDGVISRLYKGLQGLAKAHKVTVVEGTGTFVGGTTVEVDGTRYTGKNLILATGSYSKTLPGLELGGRVIASDEALTLDWIPEKVVVLGGGVIGVEFASVWASFGVDVTIVEALPRLVPNEDEFASKQLERAFRRRKIAFKTGVKFTGVKQDDNGVTVSLESGETLEADLLLVAVGRGPNTAGHGYEESGVKMERGFVLTDDRLRTNLPNVYAVGDIVPGLQLAHRGFAQGIFVAEEIAGLRPKAIDEAGIPRVTYSHPEVASVGLTEAAAKERYGSDVKTFTYDLAGNGKSQILKTSGAIKVIKAPDGPVVGLHLVGDRVGELIGEAQLIYNWEAFPEDVAPLIHAHPTQTEALGEAHLALAGKPLHVHS; the protein is encoded by the coding sequence GTGAGCGACGCTGGCGCCGACCTGGTGATCCTCGGTGGCGGATCCGGCGGCTACGCCGCGGCATTCCGCGCCGCGGAGCTGGGCCAGTCCGTGATCCTGATCGAGAAGGACAAGCTGGGCGGGACGTGCCTGCATCGCGGCTGCATCCCGACCAAGGCCCTGCTCCACGCGGCCGAGGTCGCCGACAGCGCCCGCGACGGCGAGCAGTTCGGCGTGAAGACCACTCTGGAGGGCGTCGACATCGCCGGCGTCCACAAGTACAAGGACGGCGTCATCAGCCGTCTCTACAAGGGGCTGCAGGGCCTGGCGAAGGCCCACAAGGTCACGGTCGTCGAGGGCACCGGCACGTTCGTCGGCGGCACCACGGTCGAGGTCGACGGCACCCGCTACACGGGCAAGAACCTGATCCTGGCCACCGGGTCGTACTCCAAGACCCTGCCGGGTCTCGAGCTGGGCGGCCGGGTCATCGCCAGCGACGAGGCGCTCACCCTGGACTGGATCCCGGAGAAGGTGGTCGTGCTCGGCGGCGGCGTCATCGGCGTCGAGTTCGCCAGCGTCTGGGCCTCCTTCGGTGTGGACGTCACCATCGTCGAGGCCCTGCCGCGGCTGGTGCCCAACGAGGACGAGTTCGCCTCCAAGCAGCTCGAGCGCGCCTTCCGCCGCCGCAAGATCGCCTTCAAGACCGGCGTGAAGTTCACCGGCGTCAAGCAGGACGACAACGGCGTCACCGTGTCGCTGGAGTCCGGCGAGACGCTGGAGGCCGACCTGCTGCTGGTCGCGGTCGGCCGCGGCCCCAACACCGCGGGCCACGGCTACGAGGAGTCCGGCGTCAAGATGGAGCGCGGCTTCGTCCTCACCGACGACCGCCTGCGCACCAACCTCCCGAACGTCTACGCGGTCGGCGACATCGTGCCCGGCCTGCAGCTCGCGCACCGCGGCTTCGCGCAGGGCATCTTCGTGGCCGAGGAGATCGCCGGGCTCCGGCCGAAGGCGATCGACGAGGCCGGCATCCCGCGCGTCACCTACAGCCACCCCGAGGTCGCCTCCGTCGGCCTCACCGAGGCGGCGGCCAAGGAGCGCTACGGCTCCGACGTGAAGACCTTCACGTACGACCTCGCCGGCAACGGCAAGAGCCAGATTCTCAAGACCTCCGGCGCGATCAAGGTGATCAAGGCGCCGGACGGGCCGGTCGTCGGCCTGCACCTGGTCGGGGACCGGGTCGGCGAACTGATCGGCGAGGCCCAGCTGATCTACAACTGGGAGGCCTTCCCGGAGGACGTCGCTCCGCTGATCCACGCCCACCCGACCCAGACCGAGGCCCTCGGCGAAGCGCACCTTGCCCTGGCCGGCAAGCCACTGCACGTGCACAGCTGA
- a CDS encoding oxidoreductase encodes MVEVGLFDGLKRRRGGGKPGTLRRPSDADLRHLEGWAAARHGVEAYVEPRTTVTEATVVLIAHDGEWTRRRIGSLDAAQQFGRKRSIPVYEVAKVGYPKRMREYTQRQKRQQG; translated from the coding sequence GTGGTCGAGGTGGGTCTGTTCGACGGGCTGAAGCGCAGACGCGGCGGCGGGAAACCGGGCACGCTGCGCCGCCCCAGCGACGCTGACCTGCGGCATCTGGAGGGCTGGGCGGCCGCGCGGCACGGGGTCGAGGCCTACGTCGAGCCGCGCACGACGGTCACCGAGGCCACCGTCGTCCTGATCGCGCACGACGGCGAATGGACCCGCCGCCGGATCGGCAGCCTGGACGCCGCCCAGCAGTTCGGGCGCAAGCGTTCGATCCCGGTATACGAGGTCGCGAAGGTCGGTTACCCGAAGCGCATGCGCGAATACACACAGCGGCAGAAACGGCAGCAGGGCTGA
- a CDS encoding leucyl aminopeptidase gives MTVPKFALIENTGAALGKSRAEVVVIGTLQGEKAVSPAPGAEAVDEAFDGTLAEVLATLGATGKAEEVVKLPTLGKLPAGVVLAVGLGRADADGTVTAEQVRRAAGAAGRALAGTARAVSTLSAVDLQAAVEGTALGAYKFTEYKSEPGDAPVAAVDFTAPAEGAKRAHTATLKAATAIAEAVIIARDLINTPPNDLFPASFAERARKLAEANDLEFEVLDEKQLKRKGFGGILGVGGGSSRPPRLVRVSYRGPKAGKKVALVGKGITFDSGGISIKPAANMDHMTSDMSGAAAVLASVVLASKLKYPLEVTASIPLAENLPSGTSYRPGDVLSMYGGKTVEVLNTDAEGRLVLADAIVRAAEDDPDYLIETSTLTGAQMVSLGNRTAGIMGSDEFRDRVAAIAQATGEGGWPMPLPDELRADLDSRLADLANVTGHRWGGMLAAGIFLREFVAEGLPWAHIDIAGPSFNTGAPWGYTGKGGTGVPVRTIAAVLADIADQG, from the coding sequence GTGACCGTGCCGAAGTTTGCCCTGATCGAGAACACCGGCGCCGCGCTCGGCAAGAGCCGCGCGGAGGTCGTCGTGATCGGGACCCTCCAGGGCGAGAAGGCCGTGTCGCCGGCGCCGGGCGCCGAGGCGGTCGACGAGGCCTTCGACGGGACGCTCGCCGAGGTCCTGGCGACGCTGGGCGCCACCGGCAAGGCCGAGGAGGTCGTGAAGCTGCCGACGCTGGGCAAGCTGCCCGCCGGGGTCGTGCTGGCCGTCGGCCTGGGCCGCGCGGACGCCGACGGCACCGTGACCGCCGAGCAGGTGCGGCGCGCCGCGGGTGCCGCCGGACGCGCGCTGGCCGGTACCGCGCGCGCGGTGTCCACACTGTCCGCTGTGGACCTGCAGGCCGCGGTGGAGGGCACCGCGCTGGGCGCGTACAAGTTCACCGAGTACAAATCCGAGCCGGGTGACGCCCCGGTGGCCGCGGTCGACTTCACCGCGCCGGCCGAGGGCGCGAAGCGGGCGCACACGGCGACCCTGAAGGCCGCGACCGCCATCGCCGAAGCCGTGATCATCGCCCGCGACCTCATCAACACCCCGCCGAACGACCTGTTCCCGGCCTCCTTCGCCGAGCGCGCCCGCAAGCTCGCCGAGGCCAACGACCTCGAGTTCGAGGTGCTGGACGAGAAGCAGCTCAAGCGCAAGGGCTTCGGCGGCATCCTCGGCGTCGGCGGCGGCTCGTCCCGCCCGCCGCGGCTGGTGCGCGTGTCCTACCGGGGCCCCAAGGCGGGCAAGAAGGTCGCGCTGGTGGGCAAGGGCATCACGTTCGACTCGGGCGGCATCTCGATCAAGCCCGCCGCGAACATGGACCACATGACCTCGGACATGTCCGGCGCCGCCGCGGTGCTCGCGTCGGTCGTGCTCGCGTCCAAGCTGAAGTACCCGCTCGAGGTGACCGCCAGCATCCCGCTCGCGGAGAACCTGCCCTCGGGCACCTCCTACCGGCCCGGCGACGTGCTCAGCATGTACGGCGGCAAGACCGTCGAGGTCCTCAACACCGACGCCGAGGGCCGCCTGGTGCTGGCCGACGCGATCGTGCGCGCCGCCGAGGACGACCCGGACTACCTGATCGAGACCTCGACGCTGACCGGCGCCCAGATGGTCTCGCTGGGCAACCGGACCGCCGGGATCATGGGCTCCGACGAGTTCCGCGACCGGGTGGCGGCCATCGCGCAGGCGACCGGTGAGGGCGGCTGGCCGATGCCGCTGCCCGACGAGCTGCGCGCCGACCTCGACTCGCGGCTGGCCGACCTGGCCAACGTGACCGGGCACCGCTGGGGCGGCATGCTCGCGGCCGGCATCTTCCTGCGCGAGTTCGTCGCCGAGGGCCTGCCGTGGGCGCACATCGACATCGCGGGCCCGTCGTTCAACACCGGCGCGCCGTGGGGTTACACCGGCAAGGGCGGCACCGGCGTCCCGGTCCGGACCATCGCCGCCGTCCTGGCCGACATCGCCGACCAGGGCTAG
- a CDS encoding branched-chain amino acid aminotransferase, whose amino-acid sequence MTTTLPFTRTPHPSPASAERVAEVLAKPGFGTFFTDHMVSIRYSKDRGWYDAGVGPYEPITLDPATSVLHYAQAIFEGLKAYRQPDGSIAAFRPDANAARFRRSAARIAMPELPEELFLGSLQELVAVDGRWVPTNPGDSLYLRPFMISTSVGLGVNAPASEYLYLVIASPAGSYFTGGVKPVSVWLSTEYVRAAPGGTGAAKFAGNYAASFVAQSQAVERGCDQVVWLDAVERRYVEEMGGMNLFFVFGSGSDARIVTPELSGSLLAGVTRDSLLKLAADHGLSIEERRISTDEWEKSAASGELTEVFACGTAAVITPVGRVKHAGGEFTIAGGEPGEVTMKLRAELTGIQEGTRPDPHGWMHKLS is encoded by the coding sequence ATGACGACCACGTTGCCCTTCACCCGTACCCCGCACCCGTCTCCCGCTTCGGCGGAGCGCGTAGCCGAGGTACTGGCGAAGCCGGGCTTCGGGACGTTCTTCACCGACCACATGGTTTCGATCCGCTACAGCAAGGACCGCGGCTGGTACGACGCGGGCGTCGGCCCGTACGAGCCGATCACGCTCGACCCGGCCACCTCGGTGCTGCACTACGCGCAAGCGATCTTCGAGGGGCTCAAGGCCTACCGGCAGCCGGACGGGTCCATCGCGGCCTTCCGCCCGGACGCCAACGCGGCCCGCTTCCGCCGTTCGGCGGCTCGGATCGCGATGCCGGAGCTGCCCGAGGAGCTGTTCCTCGGCTCGCTGCAGGAGCTGGTCGCGGTCGACGGCCGCTGGGTGCCCACCAACCCGGGCGACTCGCTGTACCTGCGGCCGTTCATGATCTCCACCTCGGTGGGGCTCGGCGTGAACGCGCCCGCCAGCGAGTACCTGTACCTGGTGATCGCCTCGCCGGCCGGCTCGTACTTCACCGGCGGCGTCAAGCCGGTGAGCGTGTGGCTGTCCACCGAGTACGTCCGGGCGGCCCCCGGTGGTACCGGTGCGGCGAAGTTCGCCGGCAACTACGCGGCGTCCTTCGTGGCCCAGTCGCAGGCCGTCGAGCGAGGCTGCGACCAGGTGGTGTGGCTGGACGCGGTGGAGCGCCGCTACGTCGAGGAAATGGGCGGCATGAACCTGTTCTTCGTGTTCGGCTCGGGCTCGGACGCCCGGATCGTCACGCCGGAACTGTCGGGTTCGCTGCTGGCCGGCGTGACGCGCGACTCGCTGCTCAAGCTGGCCGCCGACCACGGCCTGTCCATCGAGGAGCGTCGCATCTCCACCGACGAGTGGGAGAAGTCGGCCGCCTCGGGTGAGCTGACCGAGGTGTTCGCGTGCGGCACCGCGGCGGTCATCACGCCGGTGGGCCGGGTCAAGCACGCGGGCGGCGAGTTCACCATCGCGGGCGGCGAGCCCGGCGAGGTGACGATGAAGCTGCGCGCCGAGCTGACCGGCATCCAGGAGGGCACGCGCCCCGACCCGCACGGCTGGATGCACAAGCTCTCCTGA
- a CDS encoding MerR family transcriptional regulator — translation MTSHKVGELAKATGLTVRTLHHYDHVGLVRPSGRTASGHRLYDESDVRRLYAVLALRQLGLPLEDIGAALAGTSGLGELLTRHREHLDRQLVAIRTLHAHLTTMLATLDDGVGVTDFLALIREVTTVDETVKQYFSEAQLAELAERRSRLGGQEDVQRKWQDLIPRVQRAIDTGTDPASTAGRALAAEWMSLLEAFHGGDPGLRDSLYRMQADNSERIRREHGGPSPEQLDFIRRANAAS, via the coding sequence ATGACGAGCCACAAGGTCGGCGAGCTGGCGAAGGCGACCGGTCTGACCGTGCGGACGTTGCACCACTACGACCACGTGGGGCTCGTGCGCCCCTCCGGGCGGACGGCCTCCGGGCACCGGCTCTACGACGAGTCCGACGTCCGGCGGTTGTACGCGGTGCTCGCCCTGCGCCAACTGGGCCTGCCGCTCGAGGACATCGGCGCCGCACTCGCCGGCACGTCCGGTCTCGGCGAGCTGCTGACGCGGCACCGGGAGCACCTGGACCGGCAGCTGGTGGCGATACGCACCCTGCACGCGCACCTCACCACGATGCTCGCGACCCTGGACGACGGGGTCGGCGTCACCGACTTCCTGGCTCTGATCCGGGAGGTGACCACCGTGGACGAGACGGTGAAGCAGTACTTCAGCGAGGCCCAGCTGGCCGAACTGGCCGAGCGCCGGTCGCGGCTCGGCGGGCAGGAGGACGTCCAGCGGAAGTGGCAGGACCTGATCCCGCGGGTGCAGCGGGCGATCGACACGGGGACCGACCCGGCTTCGACCGCCGGGCGGGCGCTCGCGGCCGAGTGGATGTCGCTGCTGGAGGCGTTCCACGGCGGTGACCCCGGCCTCCGGGACTCGCTCTACCGCATGCAGGCCGACAACAGCGAGCGGATCCGGCGGGAGCACGGCGGCCCGTCGCCGGAGCAGCTGGACTTCATCCGGCGCGCGAACGCCGCGTCCTGA